The Shewanella halotolerans region GCAGACCGCCAACGTTATGGTGTGACTTGATCACGTGGGCCTTACCGGTAGCACTGCCTGCAGACTCGATAACGTCTGGATAAATGGTGCCTTGAGCCAGCCACTTGGCGTTAACGCACTTGCGTGACTCTTCGTCGAAGATATCGACAAACACCTTGCCGATGATCTTACGCTTGGCTTCTGGCTCGGCTTCACCGGCCAGCGCGTCGAGGAAGCGCGATTCGGCGTCGACATGAACGATATTGAGGCCGAAGTGGTCGCCGAACATCTCAAGTACCTGGTCGGCCTCGTTCAGACGCAGCAGACCGTTGTCCACAAACACACAGGTCAGCTTGCTGCCGATAGCACGGTGTAGCAGCATGGCCACAACAGAAGAATCGACACCACCAGACAGACCCAGGATAACCTCGTCATCGCCGACCTGCTCCTTGATACGAGCAACCGCGTCTTCGATGATAGAAGAAGGTTTCCAGTTGGCCTCACACTGACAGATATCCAGAGCGAAATGCTCCAGCATACGCTTGCCCTGACGGGTGTGAGTCACCTCTGGGTGGAACTGAACGCCGTAAAAACGCTTCTCTTCGTTGGCCATTGCGGCATAAGGACAGGTGTCTGTCTTAGCCACAGTCACGAAGCCTTCAGGGATCTCAGAAACCTTGTCACCATGGCTCATCCAGACGTCAAGCAGCGCCTTGCCGCTGTCGCTGACCGCATCTTCGATGCTCTTGAACAGTTCAGATGCCGCCTGAACTTCTACCTGGGCATAACCGAATTCACCTTCGCCTACGCCTTGGATCACCTTGCCCCCCAGCTGCTCTGACATGGTCTGCATGCCGTAGCAGATGCCGAGTACTGGTACGCCGGCGTTAAACACATATTCAGGTGCACGAGGCGAGTTGTCGGCGGTGACGCTCTCTGGGCCACCGGCCAAGATGATGCCGTTAGGCGCAAAGGCTTTGATCTGCTCTTCAGACACATCCCAGGCCCAAAG contains the following coding sequences:
- the guaA gene encoding glutamine-hydrolyzing GMP synthase, giving the protein MSNIHDHKILILDFGSQYTQLIARRIREIGVYCELWAWDVSEEQIKAFAPNGIILAGGPESVTADNSPRAPEYVFNAGVPVLGICYGMQTMSEQLGGKVIQGVGEGEFGYAQVEVQAASELFKSIEDAVSDSGKALLDVWMSHGDKVSEIPEGFVTVAKTDTCPYAAMANEEKRFYGVQFHPEVTHTRQGKRMLEHFALDICQCEANWKPSSIIEDAVARIKEQVGDDEVILGLSGGVDSSVVAMLLHRAIGSKLTCVFVDNGLLRLNEADQVLEMFGDHFGLNIVHVDAESRFLDALAGEAEPEAKRKIIGKVFVDIFDEESRKCVNAKWLAQGTIYPDVIESAGSATGKAHVIKSHHNVGGLPDDMELGLVEPLRELFKDEVRKIGLELGLPYNMLYRHPFPGPGLGVRVLGEVKKEYCDLLRRADAIFIEELHKADLYNKVSQAFTVFLPVRSVGVMGDGRKYDWVVSLRAVETIDFMTAHWAHLPYDFLGRVSNRIINEIDGISRVVYDISGKPPATIEWE